From the Bacillus tuaregi genome, one window contains:
- a CDS encoding YhcN/YlaJ family sporulation lipoprotein → MKNTWLIMGLCSLTLIAGCQKDSAREDIYKDSGNTINVNDDRRELYKEHQNGNKSENFGYVRHQKSPVIGTNHSDNHYTALDREKVADTISKYCTDLPNVQDAATLVTDEEVLIIYATDTKNRNLTADQVKKTGMSVVPRWYRVYVSDNFNLRETMESYSYLDSNSRNAETGIDKLIRDMLKTPQGQPVYDEENANGDMIHIQNRSNHVEKE, encoded by the coding sequence ATGAAGAATACATGGCTGATAATGGGACTGTGCAGTCTCACTCTCATAGCAGGCTGTCAGAAGGATAGCGCACGAGAGGATATCTACAAGGATAGCGGCAACACGATTAACGTCAATGATGACCGGCGTGAATTATATAAGGAGCATCAAAACGGGAATAAAAGTGAAAACTTCGGCTACGTACGGCATCAAAAAAGTCCTGTAATAGGGACAAACCATTCAGATAACCATTATACAGCGCTTGACCGCGAAAAGGTCGCCGATACGATTTCTAAATATTGTACGGACCTTCCCAATGTCCAGGATGCCGCGACACTTGTGACAGATGAAGAGGTTCTCATTATATATGCTACCGATACAAAGAATCGGAATCTGACTGCAGATCAGGTTAAGAAAACCGGTATGTCTGTTGTACCTCGCTGGTACCGTGTCTATGTCAGCGATAATTTTAACCTTAGAGAAACGATGGAAAGCTATTCCTACCTTGATTCCAACAGCCGAAATGCCGAAACAGGCATTGATAAGCTGATTCGAGATATGCTAAAAACACCTCAAGGTCAGCCGGTTTATGATGAGGAAAATGCTAATGGAGACATGATTCATATCCAAAACCGCTCAAACCATGTTGAAAAAGAGTGA
- a CDS encoding YutD family protein, whose translation MVCIENTCYEIVEERGDGFNEEAFRSRFSDILTKYDYIVGDWGYGQLRLKGFFDDQNQKASFDTKISTASEYLYEFCNFGCAYFIVKKVKK comes from the coding sequence ATGGTTTGCATTGAAAATACCTGTTACGAAATCGTTGAGGAAAGAGGTGATGGCTTCAACGAGGAGGCTTTTCGCAGCCGATTTAGCGATATTTTAACAAAATATGATTATATTGTCGGAGACTGGGGGTACGGGCAGCTCCGTTTAAAGGGCTTTTTTGACGACCAAAATCAAAAGGCCTCATTTGATACGAAAATCAGCACGGCTTCAGAATACCTATATGAATTCTGCAACTTTGGCTGTGCCTACTTTATCGTCAAAAAAGTAAAAAAATAA
- the lipA gene encoding lipoyl synthase: protein MSNKKDLQRKPEWLKIKLNTNEHYTNLKKMMRENDLHTVCEEARCPNIHECWAQRRTATFMILGDTCTRACRFCAVKTGLPSELDWKEPERVADSVQIMNLKHVVVTAVARDDLKDGGAAVFAETVRAIRRKNPLTSIEVLPSDMGGVYENLKTLMDAKPDILNHNIETVERLSPSVRARAKYERSLEFLRRAKELQPEIPTKSSLMVGLGETKEEILATMDDLRANQVDIMTIGQYLQPTKKHLAVEKYYHPDEFKELKEIAMQKGFSHCESGPLVRSSYHADEQVNEAAKQKHSLGDQELKNA, encoded by the coding sequence ATGTCCAATAAAAAAGACCTACAACGTAAACCAGAATGGTTAAAAATAAAACTCAATACAAATGAACATTACACAAACCTGAAAAAAATGATGCGCGAAAATGATCTACATACGGTATGTGAAGAAGCGCGATGCCCTAATATTCATGAATGCTGGGCGCAAAGAAGAACCGCTACTTTTATGATTCTTGGTGATACCTGTACAAGAGCCTGCCGTTTCTGTGCGGTTAAGACTGGACTTCCGTCCGAATTGGATTGGAAGGAACCGGAAAGGGTAGCAGATTCAGTCCAAATCATGAATTTAAAGCATGTCGTTGTAACTGCCGTTGCACGGGATGATTTAAAGGATGGTGGTGCTGCTGTCTTTGCGGAAACCGTTCGGGCTATCAGAAGAAAAAACCCGCTAACCTCGATTGAGGTATTGCCCTCGGATATGGGTGGGGTGTATGAGAATCTGAAAACATTAATGGATGCGAAGCCGGATATATTAAATCATAATATCGAAACGGTTGAAAGGCTGTCTCCAAGTGTAAGGGCAAGGGCAAAGTATGAACGTTCGTTGGAATTTTTACGCCGTGCGAAGGAGCTTCAGCCGGAAATTCCGACGAAATCTAGCCTTATGGTCGGTCTCGGCGAAACGAAAGAAGAGATACTAGCCACAATGGATGACCTGCGTGCCAACCAGGTTGATATTATGACCATTGGTCAGTATTTACAGCCGACGAAAAAGCATTTAGCGGTAGAAAAGTACTACCATCCTGATGAGTTCAAGGAGTTAAAGGAGATCGCGATGCAAAAGGGCTTCAGCCACTGTGAATCCGGTCCACTTGTCCGCTCCTCCTACCATGCAGATGAGCAGGTAAATGAAGCAGCCAAACAAAAGCATTCATTAGGAGACCAGGAGTTAAAAAATGCTTAG
- a CDS encoding DUF86 domain-containing protein, with product MYFVDREKIEETLHYLEDRIDLFEENSTWETEMEKAALERILHMILESILDVGNGLIDGFIMRDPGSYDDIIDILEDERVITKEMSESYKKVIAFRKNLQQQYTQIQHAELLEGFQQELIQLKQFAPKVREYMINELGPVTAFKPTAK from the coding sequence ATGTATTTTGTCGATAGAGAAAAAATTGAAGAAACACTCCATTACCTTGAAGACCGGATTGACTTGTTCGAGGAAAATAGTACATGGGAAACGGAAATGGAAAAAGCGGCCTTGGAAAGAATTCTACATATGATACTTGAGTCGATCCTTGATGTTGGCAATGGCCTAATCGACGGCTTTATTATGCGTGACCCAGGCAGCTATGATGATATTATTGATATTTTAGAGGATGAAAGGGTCATTACAAAGGAAATGTCTGAAAGCTATAAAAAGGTAATTGCTTTCAGAAAAAATCTTCAGCAGCAATATACTCAAATTCAGCATGCAGAACTTCTAGAGGGCTTCCAGCAGGAATTAATCCAGTTAAAACAATTTGCGCCAAAGGTACGAGAATACATGATAAATGAGCTTGGACCGGTTACAGCCTTTAAACCAACGGCAAAATAA
- a CDS encoding phosphatidylglycerophosphatase A family protein codes for MSEEGKAIDITEETARRWLNERGVKTEEIAELVYYLQKDYHTNLKMEDCLHNVERVISKREVQNAILTGIQLDMLAEKGLLEEPLQSIIGTDEGLYGVDEILALSIVNVYGSIGFTNYGYIDKQKPGILKKLNDKSSGFCHTFLDDIVGAIAAAASSRLAHRAENVE; via the coding sequence ATGAGCGAAGAAGGAAAAGCGATTGATATAACTGAAGAAACAGCCAGAAGATGGTTGAATGAAAGAGGAGTGAAAACGGAAGAAATCGCCGAGTTAGTTTATTATCTGCAAAAGGATTATCATACGAACCTAAAAATGGAGGACTGTCTGCATAATGTGGAGCGTGTCATTTCGAAAAGAGAGGTGCAAAACGCGATCTTAACGGGGATTCAGCTTGACATGCTCGCAGAAAAGGGACTTCTTGAAGAGCCGTTGCAATCCATTATCGGGACGGATGAGGGTCTATATGGCGTGGACGAAATCCTAGCCTTGTCCATTGTCAATGTGTATGGTTCAATCGGTTTCACAAACTATGGCTATATTGATAAACAAAAGCCTGGTATTCTAAAAAAGCTAAATGATAAATCCTCCGGTTTCTGCCATACCTTTTTAGATGATATCGTCGGTGCCATTGCTGCTGCCGCTTCCAGCCGCCTTGCCCACCGTGCTGAAAATGTAGAATAA
- the thrB gene encoding homoserine kinase, translating to MNESDMLIIKVPASTANLGPGFDSIGMALNLYLTLEVEKAEKWEVVPLSKEMASFPKDESNFIIQIAMKTAARYNRELTPAKIGVKSEIPLARGLGSSASAIVAGIELADVLGDLNLTRQEKFVIASEIEGHPDNAGASVFGGLIIACQTAESIDEVVTHEVDFEIVAVVPRTELLTKEARGVLPEEVAFKEAVTAGAVSNVLVAALFSGNYDLVGRMMEKDRYHQPYRRKLVPHMAIIEEHAPKYGAFGVALSGAGPTILCLTKPGAAQTVIEGLQKVLPDMDYLSLQVDQSGSKVYSMTGI from the coding sequence ATGAATGAAAGTGACATGCTCATAATAAAGGTTCCCGCCAGTACGGCTAATCTTGGCCCAGGCTTTGATTCGATTGGCATGGCATTAAATCTTTATTTAACTCTAGAAGTAGAAAAAGCAGAAAAATGGGAGGTTGTTCCACTAAGTAAGGAAATGGCCTCCTTTCCGAAGGATGAAAGCAATTTTATCATTCAAATCGCAATGAAAACGGCCGCACGGTACAATCGAGAATTAACGCCGGCAAAAATAGGCGTAAAAAGTGAAATCCCCCTAGCCAGAGGACTTGGGTCCAGTGCATCAGCAATCGTAGCCGGGATTGAACTGGCTGATGTTCTAGGCGATTTAAACCTGACACGGCAGGAGAAATTTGTTATAGCGTCAGAAATTGAAGGTCATCCTGATAATGCAGGGGCGTCTGTATTCGGGGGCTTGATTATTGCCTGTCAAACTGCCGAGTCAATAGACGAGGTTGTGACCCATGAGGTTGATTTTGAAATTGTGGCGGTTGTTCCGCGCACAGAGCTTTTAACAAAAGAGGCTAGAGGGGTCCTTCCTGAGGAGGTAGCCTTTAAAGAGGCAGTGACTGCCGGAGCGGTCTCCAATGTCCTAGTTGCTGCCCTATTTAGCGGGAACTATGATTTAGTTGGAAGGATGATGGAGAAGGATCGCTATCACCAGCCATATCGACGAAAGCTTGTTCCGCACATGGCCATCATTGAAGAGCATGCACCGAAGTATGGTGCTTTTGGAGTAGCTTTAAGCGGTGCAGGGCCAACCATCCTATGTTTAACTAAGCCTGGTGCTGCACAGACTGTAATAGAAGGCTTACAGAAGGTTTTACCGGACATGGATTATTTAAGCCTACAGGTTGATCAATCTGGAAGTAAGGTTTATTCCATGACAGGTATATAA
- a CDS encoding helix-turn-helix transcriptional regulator, with the protein MLINTRNTKEQILALLKQYGSLTIMELSNELGITEMAVRRHVQTLERDKLIRSNVKKQTMGRPSKVYELAEQGENFFPKKYKELSLEILKGLKEAGHENLINEIIQKKREQFLEQYKLEHKNETLAVKLESLKRIQEREGYMPQIEEHEGKLHFKELNCPYVELAKEFPAICQAEREFIKQFLDADLTTLSSMADGHTCCHYSIQEN; encoded by the coding sequence ATGTTAATTAATACGCGGAATACAAAGGAACAAATATTGGCCCTTTTAAAGCAATACGGCAGCTTAACAATCATGGAGCTGTCCAATGAATTAGGCATAACAGAGATGGCTGTGAGAAGGCATGTACAGACATTAGAGCGAGACAAGCTCATTCGTTCTAATGTTAAAAAGCAGACAATGGGCAGGCCTTCTAAGGTATACGAGCTTGCCGAGCAGGGAGAGAACTTTTTTCCGAAAAAATATAAAGAACTTAGCCTTGAAATCTTAAAGGGATTAAAGGAAGCTGGGCACGAGAATTTAATCAATGAGATTATCCAAAAGAAGAGAGAGCAGTTTCTTGAACAGTATAAACTTGAGCATAAGAATGAAACATTAGCCGTAAAGCTTGAGAGCTTAAAGCGTATTCAAGAGCGTGAAGGCTATATGCCGCAAATTGAGGAACATGAGGGCAAGCTCCACTTTAAGGAACTGAATTGTCCATATGTTGAATTAGCGAAGGAATTTCCGGCAATTTGCCAGGCTGAGCGCGAGTTTATCAAGCAGTTCCTAGATGCAGATTTAACGACACTGTCATCAATGGCGGATGGACATACATGCTGTCACTATTCGATTCAAGAAAACTAA
- a CDS encoding DUF3055 domain-containing protein, whose product MAERFFLYDDTENTKTRFVSFMGENHRFDLAITYSDRYYGKILVLDIQGGNFAIIGQDDLEEEGYIEHVFRLDEEAAAELTSFLAEIV is encoded by the coding sequence ATGGCAGAGCGCTTTTTCTTATATGATGATACGGAGAACACGAAAACAAGGTTTGTTAGCTTTATGGGGGAGAATCATCGCTTTGATTTAGCGATCACGTATTCAGACCGTTATTACGGAAAAATATTAGTGCTCGATATTCAAGGCGGCAACTTTGCGATTATCGGGCAAGACGACCTTGAGGAAGAAGGTTATATAGAGCATGTATTCCGCTTAGATGAAGAGGCTGCAGCAGAACTCACTAGCTTTCTGGCTGAAATCGTCTAA
- the yutH gene encoding spore coat putative kinase YutH: MLQKLLKQYYGIEASEAMPIGHYHSCKKENQRFILIPVNHATEEELAELEQIANHLKNNGDRSVSTFLYTKENHRVLALESDKYCVLVIRESPSRIGQMGRKLAKFHYRGRSISFPVQKITRIGQWKSLWEMRIDQMEKVWSSMLYQPPENEFDRMFMESFPYYMAIGENAIQYLVDTELDDDPKTIDNGTVCHIRFTTQTWGDSNLRNPFDWVFDHCSRDLAEWTRECYFHHYRTYQPEIQSFYKDYQSIEPLSSFAWRLLYARLIFPLHYMECIEDYYSTSSEQQQRLLTERLESYLQHSGDHEKFLQDFYPLVEAPVHKFQIPVMDWL, encoded by the coding sequence ATGCTGCAAAAGCTTCTAAAACAATATTATGGGATTGAGGCGTCTGAAGCGATGCCGATAGGTCATTATCATTCCTGTAAAAAAGAGAATCAGCGGTTTATTTTAATTCCAGTTAATCATGCTACAGAAGAGGAGCTGGCAGAATTAGAGCAAATAGCCAATCATCTAAAAAATAATGGAGACCGCTCAGTCAGTACGTTTCTATATACAAAAGAGAATCATAGAGTTTTAGCTTTAGAATCGGATAAGTACTGTGTTCTCGTGATCAGGGAGTCTCCGTCAAGAATCGGTCAAATGGGAAGAAAACTGGCGAAATTCCACTATCGAGGCCGGTCTATTTCTTTTCCAGTACAGAAGATTACAAGAATCGGACAATGGAAGAGCCTGTGGGAAATGAGAATAGACCAAATGGAAAAGGTTTGGAGCAGTATGCTTTACCAGCCTCCCGAAAATGAATTTGACCGCATGTTTATGGAGTCTTTTCCCTATTATATGGCCATCGGAGAAAATGCGATTCAGTATTTAGTGGATACTGAGTTGGATGATGACCCAAAGACGATTGACAATGGAACGGTCTGTCATATTCGTTTTACAACCCAGACCTGGGGTGATTCAAACCTGAGAAACCCGTTTGATTGGGTTTTTGATCATTGTAGCCGTGATTTAGCTGAATGGACGAGGGAATGCTACTTCCATCATTATCGGACGTATCAGCCGGAAATCCAAAGTTTCTATAAGGATTATCAATCCATTGAACCTTTAAGTTCCTTTGCCTGGAGATTATTATATGCAAGATTAATCTTTCCGCTTCATTATATGGAATGTATTGAGGATTATTATTCGACGAGCTCTGAGCAGCAGCAGCGCCTCTTAACGGAAAGGCTGGAAAGCTATTTGCAGCACTCGGGTGATCATGAAAAATTTCTGCAGGATTTTTATCCATTGGTGGAGGCTCCTGTTCATAAATTCCAAATTCCTGTTATGGATTGGCTATAA
- a CDS encoding EAL domain-containing protein → MRLDRKYRKWIDWWKVILPLRNIRFFPPRFIIRDPIVEGVSQAFKKGHEVAVIVYHIRNLQDISQWFGESEMEMAIQTLKKTFREVTEQEQRTDSIILIDYHYGDGFTVYFQVEDDIEQRVFDVEALMNKLYMDMKHSLSSNPIYDQLIVDKGFMFIDKSYTSVQDAIYSGRKQALTMAEKRVKSEYLEMRYKMKKIIQKKEIRMFAQPIMDMMTKEIHAWEMLTRGPEGTNLEMPLRLFSVARQTGNLYDLEMIVLERIFEKMKETGCHQEIFVNFTPLTLGNKRFVQDLQTQLANFSTVNPRQIIIEMTEQDSVDEKKGLIDNIKKLRTLGFRFALDDTGAGYSNLYSIGEILPEIIKIDRALIQNIHESSVNESMLRGILLVAREVGSRVVAEGIEKGEEISVLSRHEVDYAQGYYFARPTDFTHQLLASHS, encoded by the coding sequence ATGAGACTCGATAGGAAATACAGAAAATGGATTGATTGGTGGAAAGTCATTCTTCCGTTACGAAATATCAGATTTTTCCCACCACGTTTTATCATAAGAGATCCGATTGTAGAAGGGGTTTCACAGGCATTTAAGAAAGGGCACGAAGTGGCTGTCATTGTCTATCATATCAGAAATCTTCAGGATATATCGCAGTGGTTTGGTGAAAGTGAAATGGAAATGGCCATTCAAACGTTGAAAAAAACATTTCGTGAAGTAACCGAACAGGAACAGAGAACAGATAGCATAATCCTGATTGATTATCATTATGGAGATGGGTTTACAGTCTATTTTCAAGTAGAAGATGATATCGAGCAGAGAGTATTTGATGTAGAAGCCTTAATGAATAAATTATACATGGACATGAAGCATTCGCTATCTTCTAATCCAATATATGATCAGTTAATTGTTGATAAAGGTTTTATGTTTATTGATAAAAGCTACACATCTGTTCAGGATGCGATTTACTCAGGGCGTAAGCAGGCCTTAACGATGGCTGAAAAAAGGGTCAAAAGTGAATACCTTGAGATGCGTTATAAGATGAAAAAAATCATTCAGAAAAAAGAGATTCGGATGTTTGCTCAGCCAATCATGGATATGATGACAAAGGAAATTCATGCATGGGAGATGCTGACTAGAGGTCCTGAAGGGACTAATCTTGAAATGCCGTTACGTTTATTCTCCGTTGCAAGACAGACAGGAAATTTGTATGATTTAGAAATGATTGTCCTTGAGAGAATCTTCGAAAAAATGAAGGAAACAGGCTGTCATCAAGAGATTTTTGTTAATTTTACACCACTGACACTTGGAAATAAGCGCTTTGTTCAAGATTTGCAAACTCAATTAGCCAACTTCAGCACCGTTAATCCACGTCAGATTATTATTGAGATGACGGAGCAAGATTCAGTGGATGAGAAAAAGGGATTAATCGATAATATTAAAAAGCTGCGAACGCTCGGCTTCCGCTTTGCCTTAGATGATACCGGCGCCGGCTATTCTAATCTTTACTCCATTGGCGAAATTCTGCCGGAAATTATTAAGATTGACAGAGCGTTAATTCAAAATATTCATGAAAGCTCTGTAAATGAATCAATGCTAAGAGGAATTCTGCTTGTCGCTAGAGAAGTAGGTTCTAGAGTGGTTGCTGAAGGTATTGAAAAAGGGGAAGAAATCAGTGTCTTATCCAGACATGAGGTGGACTATGCCCAGGGCTATTATTTTGCGCGGCCAACCGATTTCACCCATCAGTTGCTCGCTTCACATTCATAA
- a CDS encoding homoserine dehydrogenase encodes MNVISIGLLGLGTVGSGVVKIIEDHQDKLMHQVGCPIKVKKILVKSLEKERPIDIEPSVLTTDVNDILLDPEIDVVIEVMGGVEKTKGYLLQALKNRKHVVTANKDLMAIHGAELLQTASENECDLFFEASVAGGIPILRSIVDGLSSDKITKIMGIVNGTTNYILTKMSKNGAAYDEVLKEAQELGFAEADPTADVEGFDAARKMAILATLGFSMEIDLDDVSVQGISSVTEEDIQYGKQLGYTMKLIGIAKQDDDKVEVSVQPTFLSDSHPLAAVQNEYNAVYVCGEAVGETMFYGPGAGSLPTATSIVSDLVVVMKNMRDGVTGKSIVSPQYPKKLKDDNEIFSKYFLRLHVSDETGVFAEITSLFAEHNISFEKILQLPVIKREVAEIVLVTHHASKQDFEDILVRLRDLKSVKDIKSTYRVERSSN; translated from the coding sequence GTGAACGTGATTTCAATTGGTTTATTAGGACTAGGCACAGTGGGTTCGGGTGTTGTAAAAATTATCGAAGATCACCAGGATAAGCTTATGCACCAGGTCGGCTGTCCAATTAAAGTGAAAAAGATTCTAGTGAAAAGCTTGGAGAAAGAACGTCCAATTGATATTGAACCATCTGTTTTAACAACAGATGTTAATGATATATTGTTAGATCCAGAAATTGATGTTGTTATTGAAGTAATGGGTGGTGTCGAAAAGACAAAAGGCTATCTCTTGCAGGCATTAAAAAATAGAAAGCATGTCGTAACAGCTAATAAGGATTTAATGGCCATTCATGGAGCAGAGCTTCTACAGACAGCCTCTGAAAATGAATGCGATTTATTCTTTGAAGCAAGCGTTGCCGGCGGTATTCCTATTTTAAGAAGTATCGTGGACGGTTTGTCTTCAGATAAAATCACCAAAATTATGGGGATTGTTAACGGAACTACGAACTATATATTAACAAAGATGAGTAAAAACGGTGCTGCTTATGATGAAGTACTGAAGGAAGCGCAGGAGCTGGGCTTTGCTGAAGCGGATCCAACTGCGGACGTAGAAGGCTTCGATGCGGCTCGTAAAATGGCTATTCTTGCCACACTTGGTTTCTCCATGGAGATTGATTTGGATGACGTGTCAGTACAGGGAATTTCATCCGTAACAGAAGAAGATATCCAATATGGTAAGCAGCTTGGCTATACGATGAAATTAATTGGCATTGCTAAGCAGGATGACGATAAGGTAGAAGTAAGCGTACAGCCTACCTTTTTATCTGATTCCCATCCGCTTGCAGCCGTTCAGAACGAATATAATGCTGTCTATGTCTGTGGTGAAGCGGTCGGTGAAACCATGTTCTACGGACCGGGAGCGGGCAGCCTGCCGACAGCTACATCCATTGTGTCAGACCTCGTAGTAGTGATGAAAAATATGCGCGATGGTGTAACAGGAAAAAGCATTGTATCACCACAATATCCGAAAAAATTAAAGGACGATAATGAGATTTTCTCAAAATACTTTCTACGTCTGCATGTATCAGATGAAACAGGAGTATTCGCAGAAATTACTTCGCTATTTGCCGAGCATAATATCAGCTTTGAAAAGATTCTTCAGCTGCCTGTTATCAAACGGGAAGTGGCTGAAATCGTTCTGGTTACACATCATGCCTCAAAGCAGGACTTTGAAGATATTTTAGTGAGATTAAGGGATTTAAAATCGGTAAAGGATATAAAGAGTACGTACCGCGTTGAGAGAAGCTCAAATTAA
- a CDS encoding cytosolic protein — MILGDKEIKKYSNFSNVEAMEEYIVPEEFPEGPVGSPIGKNTPVENKSTPWQEGQRPYSAFNYENKSLHEHLPRQMEGAHPPHDE, encoded by the coding sequence ATGATATTGGGCGATAAAGAAATTAAAAAATATAGTAATTTTTCTAATGTGGAAGCGATGGAAGAATATATCGTCCCTGAGGAATTTCCCGAAGGGCCTGTCGGTTCACCAATTGGCAAAAATACACCGGTTGAAAATAAAAGCACCCCATGGCAGGAAGGACAACGCCCTTACAGTGCTTTTAACTATGAGAATAAATCGCTACACGAGCATCTGCCCCGGCAGATGGAAGGGGCTCACCCACCGCATGATGAATAA
- a CDS encoding IS110 family RNA-guided transposase, which yields MDFNENQKINQVTENTLVVGIDIAKRKHFACFVDDRGRVLQKSFPVLQSSDGFQWFYQRILTAMKEYEKTEVIVGIEPTGHYWLNLAYFLEERGIPLVMTNPLHVKKSKELDDNLPTKHDRKDALVIARLIKDGRFSYPRILKDMEAELRVGSTFRGKLTEELSAVKNMIIRWLDRYFPEFTQVFPSFGKMAMAVLECTPFPSDLHQKQADEVLSLYRKIEGLKSPQRPKAVRLIEVAAYSIGVTEGREMARIEIATLVRRYHQLEQDIERITGHLVELVKTSVEYEWLSTVPGLGDTTIVDLLAEIGSFSYYEDPRQLIKLAGLTLRESSSGQHKGQKRISKRGRRKLRALLFRVMMPMIRYNEAFRKLHEYYTNRQVNPLRKKQSIVVLCGKLLKVLHGISTKHKAFDAQRMMKDIPSLAETI from the coding sequence GTGGATTTTAACGAAAATCAGAAAATAAATCAAGTCACCGAGAATACACTCGTAGTCGGAATTGACATTGCCAAGCGAAAACATTTTGCTTGCTTTGTAGATGACCGTGGTCGGGTGCTCCAAAAATCTTTCCCAGTATTACAGTCTAGTGATGGCTTCCAGTGGTTTTATCAACGTATTTTGACTGCAATGAAAGAATACGAAAAAACGGAGGTCATTGTTGGGATTGAACCAACAGGCCATTACTGGCTAAATTTAGCCTATTTCCTTGAAGAACGGGGTATTCCCCTGGTCATGACCAACCCTTTGCACGTTAAAAAGTCAAAGGAATTGGATGACAATTTACCAACAAAACATGACCGTAAAGATGCGCTAGTAATCGCTCGTCTTATTAAAGATGGACGCTTCAGTTATCCACGTATCTTGAAAGACATGGAGGCTGAACTTCGTGTTGGATCAACGTTTAGAGGGAAATTGACAGAGGAACTTAGTGCTGTCAAAAACATGATTATACGCTGGTTAGATCGCTATTTTCCTGAGTTTACTCAGGTCTTTCCGTCATTTGGAAAGATGGCAATGGCTGTACTAGAATGTACCCCATTTCCGAGTGATCTCCATCAGAAACAAGCTGATGAGGTTTTATCCCTTTATCGAAAGATCGAGGGGCTCAAATCTCCCCAACGACCAAAAGCAGTGCGCCTCATTGAAGTCGCTGCTTATTCCATTGGAGTAACAGAAGGACGTGAGATGGCCCGTATTGAAATCGCCACGCTCGTTCGCCGTTACCATCAGCTGGAACAAGATATCGAGAGGATTACGGGGCACTTAGTTGAGCTTGTAAAAACTTCTGTAGAGTACGAGTGGCTATCAACGGTACCAGGACTAGGAGATACAACGATAGTTGATTTATTAGCTGAAATCGGAAGCTTTTCATACTATGAAGACCCACGCCAACTAATCAAACTCGCGGGGTTGACATTACGAGAGAGTTCTTCCGGACAGCACAAAGGGCAAAAGCGCATCTCCAAACGTGGCAGAAGAAAGCTGCGTGCCCTCCTATTTAGAGTCATGATGCCGATGATTCGCTATAATGAAGCTTTTAGAAAACTGCACGAATATTATACAAATCGTCAGGTTAATCCATTACGTAAGAAGCAGTCCATCGTGGTTCTATGCGGAAAACTATTAAAAGTGTTACATGGAATCAGCACGAAGCACAAAGCATTTGATGCGCAGCGAATGATGAAGGATATTCCGAGTCTCGCAGAGACTATATAG
- a CDS encoding TIGR01457 family HAD-type hydrolase translates to MKSYKGYLIDLDGTMYRGTEVIQEAVDFVNRLNDRGLPYLFVTNNSSRTPAQVAEKLRGFGVKAKEEQVFTTSLATANYIYEQKQDASIYAIGEEGLLTAIKEKGFSLAGEEADYVVIGIDRSISYEKLAIACLAVRKGAIFISTNADIALPTERGFMPGNGSLTAVVTVSTQTQPIFIGKPESIIMEQALKVIGTSKEDTIMIGDYYDTDIMAGMNAGIDTLLVHTGVTTKELLKGYEKQPTYVLDSLNQWEII, encoded by the coding sequence ATGAAATCCTATAAAGGGTATTTAATTGATCTCGACGGTACCATGTATAGAGGAACCGAGGTTATTCAGGAAGCCGTAGATTTTGTTAATAGACTAAATGACCGCGGATTGCCTTACCTTTTTGTCACGAATAATTCTTCACGGACACCGGCACAGGTGGCTGAAAAACTGCGTGGGTTCGGGGTAAAGGCAAAGGAAGAACAGGTGTTTACCACTAGTCTAGCAACGGCAAATTATATTTATGAACAAAAGCAGGATGCCTCAATTTATGCGATTGGTGAGGAAGGACTCTTAACCGCTATAAAGGAAAAGGGCTTTTCCCTTGCAGGAGAAGAGGCTGATTATGTGGTAATTGGCATCGATCGCTCCATTAGCTATGAAAAATTAGCGATCGCTTGTTTAGCTGTCCGTAAGGGTGCTATCTTCATTTCTACTAATGCTGATATTGCACTGCCAACGGAAAGAGGATTCATGCCTGGTAATGGTTCCTTAACTGCCGTGGTTACGGTAAGTACACAAACTCAGCCAATCTTCATTGGCAAACCAGAGTCGATTATCATGGAGCAGGCCTTAAAGGTCATTGGAACAAGTAAAGAAGACACCATCATGATTGGCGATTACTACGACACCGATATTATGGCAGGAATGAATGCGGGTATCGATACATTGCTTGTTCATACGGGAGTGACGACTAAGGAGCTGCTGAAGGGATACGAGAAGCAGCCAACCTATGTTTTGGATAGCCTGAATCAATGGGAAATCATATAA